A stretch of the Epinephelus fuscoguttatus linkage group LG2, E.fuscoguttatus.final_Chr_v1 genome encodes the following:
- the LOC125880460 gene encoding tryptophan 5-hydroxylase 1-like isoform X3 yields MYAKRSEEQGPRRGRSFDSVNHAYEEKQLNKEVSCSKITGTQDNRSISSGRSTSSEKGTVTIIFSLRNEVGGLVKALRLFQEKHVNLVHIESRKSKRRNSDFEIFVDCDSDHEQLKELTQLLRKHADIIEITPFENSTLSDDDIAGVPWFPKKISDLDLCANRVLMYGSELDADHPGFKDNTYRKRRKYFADLAMSYKLGDPIVRIDFTPEEVRTWGVVFRELNKLYPSHACKEYLKNLPLLTKYCNYSEDNIPQLEDVSHFLKERSGFIIRPVAGYLSPRDFLAGLAFRVFHCTQYVRHSSEPLYTPEPDTCHELLGHVPLLAEPSFAQFSQEIGLASLGASDDAVQKLATCYFFTVEFGLCKQDGRLRAYGAGLLSSISELKHALSGKAHILPFDPMVTCNQECLITTFQDVYFVSDSFEEAKNKMREFAKTIWRPFTVHYDPYTQSVDVLKDTSSINSMVKDIRHELDIVEDALNRLNKHLRV; encoded by the exons ATGTATGCCAAGAGGTCTGAAGAACAGGGGCCACGCAGAGGAAGGTCTTTTGACTCTGTAAATCATGCTTATGAGGAGAAGCAGCTCAACAAAGAAGTAA gctGCAGTAAAATCACTGGT aCCCAGGACAACAGGAGCATCTCCTCTGGAAGGTCCACCAGCTCTGAGAAAGGCACTGTAACTATCATATTCTCACTGAGAAATGAAGTTGGTGGTCTAGTCAAGGCACTTAGGCTTTTCCAG GAAAAACATGTCAACCTTGTTCATATTGAGTCCCGCAAGTCCAAACGAAGGAATTCAGACTTTGAGATCTTTGTGGATTGTGACAGTGACCATGAACAGCTCAAGGAGCTGACTCAGCTGCTAAGGAAGCATGCTGATATTATTGAGATTACTCCATTTGAAAACTCCACTCTGTCTGATGATG ATATTGCTGGTGTGCCCTGGTTCCCTAAGAAGATCTCTGATTTGGATCTGTGTGCAAACAGGGTTTTGATGTATGGCTCTGAATTAGATGCAGATCATCCG GGATTTAAAGACAACACGTATCGTAAAAGAAGAAAGTATTTTGCTGATTTGGCTATGAGCTACAAGCT TGGTGATCCTATTGTTCGTATAGACTTCACACCAGAGGAGGTGCGTACTTGGGGAGTGGTGTTCAGGGAGCTCAACAAGTTGTACCCCAGCCATGCCTGCAAGGAGTATCTGAAGAACCTCCCTCTGTTGACCAAATACTGTAACTACAGTGAAGACAACATTCCACAGCTGGAGGACGTTTCACACTTCCTCAAGG aACGTTCAGGCTTCATCATTCGGCCAGTAGCAGGGTACCTCTCCCCCAGAGATTTTCTGGCAGGCCTGGCCTTCAGAGTATTCCACTGCACTCAGTATGTCCGCCACAGCTCCGAGCCTTTGTATACACCTGAACC AGACACATGCCATGAACTGCTGGGTCATGTTCCTCTGCTGGCTGAGCCCAGCTTTGCCCAGTTCTCTCAAGAAATTGGTTTAGCATCACTGGGAGCGTCAGATGATGCTGTACAGAAACTGGCCACA TGTTATTTCTTCACAGTGGAGTTTGGTCTGTGTAAGCAGGATGGTAGGCTGAGGGCTTATGGAGCTGgactcctctcctccatcagtGAACTCAAG CATGCTTTGTCTGGCAAGGCCCACATCCTTCCATTTGACCCCATGGTGACCTGTAATCAGGAGTGCTTAATAACTACGTTCCAAGATGTTTACTTTGTTTCCGACAGTTTTGAGGAAGCCAAGAACAAAATGAG GGAGTTTGCTAAGACCATTTGGCGTCCATTCACAGTCCACTACGACCCCTACACCCAGAGTGTGGATGTCCTGAAGGACACCAGCAGCATCAACAGCATGGTGAAAGACATCCGGCATGAGCTGGACATTGTAGAAGATGCCCTGAATCGACTCAACAAACACCTGAGAGTCTGA
- the LOC125880460 gene encoding tryptophan 5-hydroxylase 1-like isoform X1, translated as MYAKRSEEQGPRRGRSFDSVNHAYEEKQLNKEVIFILFIETQDNRSISSGRSTSSEKGTVTIIFSLRNEVGGLVKALRLFQEKHVNLVHIESRKSKRRNSDFEIFVDCDSDHEQLKELTQLLRKHADIIEITPFENSTLSDDDIAGVPWFPKKISDLDLCANRVLMYGSELDADHPGFKDNTYRKRRKYFADLAMSYKLGDPIVRIDFTPEEVRTWGVVFRELNKLYPSHACKEYLKNLPLLTKYCNYSEDNIPQLEDVSHFLKERSGFIIRPVAGYLSPRDFLAGLAFRVFHCTQYVRHSSEPLYTPEPDTCHELLGHVPLLAEPSFAQFSQEIGLASLGASDDAVQKLATCYFFTVEFGLCKQDGRLRAYGAGLLSSISELKHALSGKAHILPFDPMVTCNQECLITTFQDVYFVSDSFEEAKNKMREFAKTIWRPFTVHYDPYTQSVDVLKDTSSINSMVKDIRHELDIVEDALNRLNKHLRV; from the exons ATGTATGCCAAGAGGTCTGAAGAACAGGGGCCACGCAGAGGAAGGTCTTTTGACTCTGTAAATCATGCTTATGAGGAGAAGCAGCTCAACAAAGAA gttatatttattttatttattgagaCCCAGGACAACAGGAGCATCTCCTCTGGAAGGTCCACCAGCTCTGAGAAAGGCACTGTAACTATCATATTCTCACTGAGAAATGAAGTTGGTGGTCTAGTCAAGGCACTTAGGCTTTTCCAG GAAAAACATGTCAACCTTGTTCATATTGAGTCCCGCAAGTCCAAACGAAGGAATTCAGACTTTGAGATCTTTGTGGATTGTGACAGTGACCATGAACAGCTCAAGGAGCTGACTCAGCTGCTAAGGAAGCATGCTGATATTATTGAGATTACTCCATTTGAAAACTCCACTCTGTCTGATGATG ATATTGCTGGTGTGCCCTGGTTCCCTAAGAAGATCTCTGATTTGGATCTGTGTGCAAACAGGGTTTTGATGTATGGCTCTGAATTAGATGCAGATCATCCG GGATTTAAAGACAACACGTATCGTAAAAGAAGAAAGTATTTTGCTGATTTGGCTATGAGCTACAAGCT TGGTGATCCTATTGTTCGTATAGACTTCACACCAGAGGAGGTGCGTACTTGGGGAGTGGTGTTCAGGGAGCTCAACAAGTTGTACCCCAGCCATGCCTGCAAGGAGTATCTGAAGAACCTCCCTCTGTTGACCAAATACTGTAACTACAGTGAAGACAACATTCCACAGCTGGAGGACGTTTCACACTTCCTCAAGG aACGTTCAGGCTTCATCATTCGGCCAGTAGCAGGGTACCTCTCCCCCAGAGATTTTCTGGCAGGCCTGGCCTTCAGAGTATTCCACTGCACTCAGTATGTCCGCCACAGCTCCGAGCCTTTGTATACACCTGAACC AGACACATGCCATGAACTGCTGGGTCATGTTCCTCTGCTGGCTGAGCCCAGCTTTGCCCAGTTCTCTCAAGAAATTGGTTTAGCATCACTGGGAGCGTCAGATGATGCTGTACAGAAACTGGCCACA TGTTATTTCTTCACAGTGGAGTTTGGTCTGTGTAAGCAGGATGGTAGGCTGAGGGCTTATGGAGCTGgactcctctcctccatcagtGAACTCAAG CATGCTTTGTCTGGCAAGGCCCACATCCTTCCATTTGACCCCATGGTGACCTGTAATCAGGAGTGCTTAATAACTACGTTCCAAGATGTTTACTTTGTTTCCGACAGTTTTGAGGAAGCCAAGAACAAAATGAG GGAGTTTGCTAAGACCATTTGGCGTCCATTCACAGTCCACTACGACCCCTACACCCAGAGTGTGGATGTCCTGAAGGACACCAGCAGCATCAACAGCATGGTGAAAGACATCCGGCATGAGCTGGACATTGTAGAAGATGCCCTGAATCGACTCAACAAACACCTGAGAGTCTGA
- the LOC125880460 gene encoding tryptophan 5-hydroxylase 1-like isoform X4, translating into MLAHQLGGPRRGRSFDSVNHAYEEKQLNKEVIFILFIETQDNRSISSGRSTSSEKGTVTIIFSLRNEVGGLVKALRLFQEKHVNLVHIESRKSKRRNSDFEIFVDCDSDHEQLKELTQLLRKHADIIEITPFENSTLSDDDIAGVPWFPKKISDLDLCANRVLMYGSELDADHPGFKDNTYRKRRKYFADLAMSYKLGDPIVRIDFTPEEVRTWGVVFRELNKLYPSHACKEYLKNLPLLTKYCNYSEDNIPQLEDVSHFLKERSGFIIRPVAGYLSPRDFLAGLAFRVFHCTQYVRHSSEPLYTPEPDTCHELLGHVPLLAEPSFAQFSQEIGLASLGASDDAVQKLATCYFFTVEFGLCKQDGRLRAYGAGLLSSISELKHALSGKAHILPFDPMVTCNQECLITTFQDVYFVSDSFEEAKNKMREFAKTIWRPFTVHYDPYTQSVDVLKDTSSINSMVKDIRHELDIVEDALNRLNKHLRV; encoded by the exons GGGCCACGCAGAGGAAGGTCTTTTGACTCTGTAAATCATGCTTATGAGGAGAAGCAGCTCAACAAAGAA gttatatttattttatttattgagaCCCAGGACAACAGGAGCATCTCCTCTGGAAGGTCCACCAGCTCTGAGAAAGGCACTGTAACTATCATATTCTCACTGAGAAATGAAGTTGGTGGTCTAGTCAAGGCACTTAGGCTTTTCCAG GAAAAACATGTCAACCTTGTTCATATTGAGTCCCGCAAGTCCAAACGAAGGAATTCAGACTTTGAGATCTTTGTGGATTGTGACAGTGACCATGAACAGCTCAAGGAGCTGACTCAGCTGCTAAGGAAGCATGCTGATATTATTGAGATTACTCCATTTGAAAACTCCACTCTGTCTGATGATG ATATTGCTGGTGTGCCCTGGTTCCCTAAGAAGATCTCTGATTTGGATCTGTGTGCAAACAGGGTTTTGATGTATGGCTCTGAATTAGATGCAGATCATCCG GGATTTAAAGACAACACGTATCGTAAAAGAAGAAAGTATTTTGCTGATTTGGCTATGAGCTACAAGCT TGGTGATCCTATTGTTCGTATAGACTTCACACCAGAGGAGGTGCGTACTTGGGGAGTGGTGTTCAGGGAGCTCAACAAGTTGTACCCCAGCCATGCCTGCAAGGAGTATCTGAAGAACCTCCCTCTGTTGACCAAATACTGTAACTACAGTGAAGACAACATTCCACAGCTGGAGGACGTTTCACACTTCCTCAAGG aACGTTCAGGCTTCATCATTCGGCCAGTAGCAGGGTACCTCTCCCCCAGAGATTTTCTGGCAGGCCTGGCCTTCAGAGTATTCCACTGCACTCAGTATGTCCGCCACAGCTCCGAGCCTTTGTATACACCTGAACC AGACACATGCCATGAACTGCTGGGTCATGTTCCTCTGCTGGCTGAGCCCAGCTTTGCCCAGTTCTCTCAAGAAATTGGTTTAGCATCACTGGGAGCGTCAGATGATGCTGTACAGAAACTGGCCACA TGTTATTTCTTCACAGTGGAGTTTGGTCTGTGTAAGCAGGATGGTAGGCTGAGGGCTTATGGAGCTGgactcctctcctccatcagtGAACTCAAG CATGCTTTGTCTGGCAAGGCCCACATCCTTCCATTTGACCCCATGGTGACCTGTAATCAGGAGTGCTTAATAACTACGTTCCAAGATGTTTACTTTGTTTCCGACAGTTTTGAGGAAGCCAAGAACAAAATGAG GGAGTTTGCTAAGACCATTTGGCGTCCATTCACAGTCCACTACGACCCCTACACCCAGAGTGTGGATGTCCTGAAGGACACCAGCAGCATCAACAGCATGGTGAAAGACATCCGGCATGAGCTGGACATTGTAGAAGATGCCCTGAATCGACTCAACAAACACCTGAGAGTCTGA
- the LOC125880460 gene encoding tryptophan 5-hydroxylase 1-like isoform X2, with protein sequence MYAKRSEEQGPRRGRSFDSVNHAYEEKQLNKEVSSTNDACVLISSGRSTSSEKGTVTIIFSLRNEVGGLVKALRLFQEKHVNLVHIESRKSKRRNSDFEIFVDCDSDHEQLKELTQLLRKHADIIEITPFENSTLSDDDIAGVPWFPKKISDLDLCANRVLMYGSELDADHPGFKDNTYRKRRKYFADLAMSYKLGDPIVRIDFTPEEVRTWGVVFRELNKLYPSHACKEYLKNLPLLTKYCNYSEDNIPQLEDVSHFLKERSGFIIRPVAGYLSPRDFLAGLAFRVFHCTQYVRHSSEPLYTPEPDTCHELLGHVPLLAEPSFAQFSQEIGLASLGASDDAVQKLATCYFFTVEFGLCKQDGRLRAYGAGLLSSISELKHALSGKAHILPFDPMVTCNQECLITTFQDVYFVSDSFEEAKNKMREFAKTIWRPFTVHYDPYTQSVDVLKDTSSINSMVKDIRHELDIVEDALNRLNKHLRV encoded by the exons ATGTATGCCAAGAGGTCTGAAGAACAGGGGCCACGCAGAGGAAGGTCTTTTGACTCTGTAAATCATGCTTATGAGGAGAAGCAGCTCAACAAAGAAGTAAGTAGCACTAATGATGCTTGTGTTCT CATCTCCTCTGGAAGGTCCACCAGCTCTGAGAAAGGCACTGTAACTATCATATTCTCACTGAGAAATGAAGTTGGTGGTCTAGTCAAGGCACTTAGGCTTTTCCAG GAAAAACATGTCAACCTTGTTCATATTGAGTCCCGCAAGTCCAAACGAAGGAATTCAGACTTTGAGATCTTTGTGGATTGTGACAGTGACCATGAACAGCTCAAGGAGCTGACTCAGCTGCTAAGGAAGCATGCTGATATTATTGAGATTACTCCATTTGAAAACTCCACTCTGTCTGATGATG ATATTGCTGGTGTGCCCTGGTTCCCTAAGAAGATCTCTGATTTGGATCTGTGTGCAAACAGGGTTTTGATGTATGGCTCTGAATTAGATGCAGATCATCCG GGATTTAAAGACAACACGTATCGTAAAAGAAGAAAGTATTTTGCTGATTTGGCTATGAGCTACAAGCT TGGTGATCCTATTGTTCGTATAGACTTCACACCAGAGGAGGTGCGTACTTGGGGAGTGGTGTTCAGGGAGCTCAACAAGTTGTACCCCAGCCATGCCTGCAAGGAGTATCTGAAGAACCTCCCTCTGTTGACCAAATACTGTAACTACAGTGAAGACAACATTCCACAGCTGGAGGACGTTTCACACTTCCTCAAGG aACGTTCAGGCTTCATCATTCGGCCAGTAGCAGGGTACCTCTCCCCCAGAGATTTTCTGGCAGGCCTGGCCTTCAGAGTATTCCACTGCACTCAGTATGTCCGCCACAGCTCCGAGCCTTTGTATACACCTGAACC AGACACATGCCATGAACTGCTGGGTCATGTTCCTCTGCTGGCTGAGCCCAGCTTTGCCCAGTTCTCTCAAGAAATTGGTTTAGCATCACTGGGAGCGTCAGATGATGCTGTACAGAAACTGGCCACA TGTTATTTCTTCACAGTGGAGTTTGGTCTGTGTAAGCAGGATGGTAGGCTGAGGGCTTATGGAGCTGgactcctctcctccatcagtGAACTCAAG CATGCTTTGTCTGGCAAGGCCCACATCCTTCCATTTGACCCCATGGTGACCTGTAATCAGGAGTGCTTAATAACTACGTTCCAAGATGTTTACTTTGTTTCCGACAGTTTTGAGGAAGCCAAGAACAAAATGAG GGAGTTTGCTAAGACCATTTGGCGTCCATTCACAGTCCACTACGACCCCTACACCCAGAGTGTGGATGTCCTGAAGGACACCAGCAGCATCAACAGCATGGTGAAAGACATCCGGCATGAGCTGGACATTGTAGAAGATGCCCTGAATCGACTCAACAAACACCTGAGAGTCTGA